One region of Triticum aestivum cultivar Chinese Spring chromosome 6B, IWGSC CS RefSeq v2.1, whole genome shotgun sequence genomic DNA includes:
- the LOC123133651 gene encoding pollen allergen Phl p 5b — MAPQRQQQQQHKAAVIALFLLSALVAAPAVAASRPESGGYAPATPSEAATPAEPAASTPADAASPSKKAAGYTDSTPAEPSASTPADAATPAKKAGGYTDSTPAESSASTPAQAATPTDAAASTPAEGGTPTDAAASTPAEAATPTDSAASTPAEGGTPDKAAAGYSDTTPAEQPAADGTKTAPGEGKATTVEQKFIEKMNQAYKKAVEAANVAEQEDKFSVFDATFNKEIKQCLAGMSAKFMAMIDRAFKIAYNSAAGAATAKEKFAMLFLTLTEALRFISATLDAHAIKPAMEEVVAGGVKAASGATQVIKKLDTVIKAASAAAKEAPKADRILVFQAALNKFMKEQMGPAYDQQMMSDLDAEVKKAAASSSASKTETKDTDVADALAKTITTIANATKDGAETAAAPVAEAGTKTAAAESGYKAADKSAAEPAAAPAAESDYKAADKSAAEPAAAPAAEAATAPAADAASKPAAAESGYKAKAEAAPEPAAESATKSAAKPAADAAPEPAAEAATKPADGKAGYKASADAATKPAAAGGYNL; from the coding sequence ATGGCGCctcagaggcagcagcagcagcagcacaaggccGCCGTGATCGCCCTCTTCCTGCTGTCCGCCCTCGTGGCTGCGCCCGCCGTTGCTGCTTCCAGGCCCGAATCCGGCGGTTACGCACCCGCCACGCCATCCGAGGCCGCGACGCCGGCTGAGCCCGCCGCCAGCACGCCCGCCGACGCGGCGTCACCCTCCAAGAAGGCGGCAGGCTACACTGACTCTACGCCAGCCGAGCCCTCCGCCAGCACGCCTGCCGATGCGGCGACGCCCGCCAAGAAGGCGGGAGGCTACACTGACTCTACACCGGCCGAGTCCTCAGCCAGCACGCCCGCCCAGGCGGCGACACCGACCGATGCCGCTGCCAGCACGCCCGCTGAGGGGGGGACGCCGACCGACGCCGCCGCCAGCACGCCCGCCGAGGCGGCGACCCCGACCGATTCCGCCGCCAGCACTCCCGCCGAGGGGGGAACGCCCGACAAGGCCGCGGCGGGCTACAGTGACACTACGCCGGCCGAGCAGCCCGCCGCCGATGGCACTAAGACGGCGCCCGGGGAGGGGAAGGCGACGACGGTCGAGCAGAAGTTCATCgagaagatgaaccaagcgtacaAGAAGGCTGTGGAAGCGGCCAACGTGGCGGAGCAAGAGGACAAGTTTTCTGTTTTCGACGCCACCTTCAACAAGGAGATCAAGCAGTGCCTCGCCGGCATGAGCGCCAAATTCATGGCCATGATCGACCGCGCCTTCAAGATAGCGTACaactccgccgccggcgccgccacggCGAAGGAAAAGTTCGCCATGTTGTTTCTCACCCTCACAGAGGCCCTCCGCTTCATTTCCGCCACCCTGGACGCCCACGCCATCAAGCCGGCCATGGAGGAGGTGGTTGCCGGAGGCGTGAAGGCCGCATCCGGCGCGACGCAGGTCATCAAGAAGCTCGACACGGTCATCAAGGCAGCCTCCGCTGCTGCCAAAGAAGCTCCGAAAGCCGACAGGATCCTCGTGTTCCAAGCCGCCCTCAACAAGTTCATGAAGGAGCAGATGGGCCCCGCCTACGATCAGCAGATGATGTCCGACCTTGACGCGGAGGTCAAaaaggccgccgcctcctcctccgcctccaagACCGAAACTAAGGACACCGACGTCGCGGACGCCTTGGCGAAGACCATCACCACCATTGCCAACGCCACCAAGGATGGCGCGGAAACTGCTGCCGCGCCCGTCGCAGAAGCCGGTACCAAGACTGCAGCTGCCGAATCCGGCTACAAGGCCGCCGACAAATCCGCTGCCGAGCCCGCTGCCGCGCCAGCTGCCGAATCCGACTACAAGGCCGCCGATAAATCCGCTGCCGAGCCCGCTGCCGCGCCCGCTGCCGAAGCCGCAACCGCGCCTGCTGCCGATGCCGCTTCCAAGCCCGCGGCTGCTGAATCCGGTTACAAGGCCAAGGCCGAAGCCGCTCCCGAGCCCGCAGCAGAATCCGCCACCAAGTCCGCTGCCAAGCCCGCAGCCGATGCCGCTCCCGAGCCCGCTGCGGAAGCGGCTACCAAGCCCGCAGATGGCAAAGCCGGCTACAAGGCCTCCGCCGATGCCGCGACCAAGCCTGCTGCCGCAGGCGGCTACAATCTGTGA